Proteins encoded in a region of the Clostridium butyricum genome:
- a CDS encoding glycogen/starch/alpha-glucan phosphorylase, with protein MVEKNLEKILNEKFDKKLSTATNEEIYSALLHLTKAESKEKGTNKGSKKLYYISAEFLIGKLLSNNLINLGLYDEVKKVLSENGKDLTEIEEMELEPSLGNGGLGRLAACFLDSIATLGLNGDGVGLNYHFGLFQQVFEDNKQKAFKNPWLTDESWLNKTDIKFEVPFGGFKVSSTLYDIDVTGYDKPCNKLRLFDIDTVDESLVGEGIDFDKTDIEKNLTLFLYPDDSDDAGRILRVYQQYFMVSNAAQLILLEAEENGYDLHKLHEHVAVQINDTHPSMVIPELIRLLGQKGIGMDEAIDIVTKTCAYTNHTILAEALEKWPIDYLEKAVPQLMPIIRELDNRVKAKYDDEKVYIIDDEKRVHMAHMDIHYGYSVNGVAALHTEILKDEELKPFFDIYPERFNNKTNGITFRRWLLHCNNELTDFITELIGDDYKKNADKLEELSKFIDDKKVLTRLEQIKKNNKIALKKYLKETQNLELNENSIFDIQIKRLHEYKRQQMNVLYIINKYLEIKSGKIPTTPITMIFGAKAAPAYVIAQDIIHTILCLQEIIDKDPEVNKYLNVFMVENYNVTKASKLIPACDVSEQISLASKEASGTGNMKFMLNGALTLGTEDGANVEIHQLVGDDNIYIFGESSEEVIEHYKNADYVSKEYYEKENIKELVDFIISDEMLEVGDKENLTRLHKELINKDWFMTLLDIEDYIKTKDRVFKDYEDREAWNKKVLINISKAGFFSSDRTIAQYNDDIWHL; from the coding sequence ATGGTAGAAAAGAATTTAGAAAAAATATTAAATGAGAAATTTGATAAGAAATTAAGTACAGCAACTAATGAGGAAATTTACTCTGCATTACTACATTTAACAAAAGCAGAATCAAAAGAAAAAGGTACAAATAAAGGTAGTAAAAAATTATACTACATTTCAGCAGAATTTTTAATTGGTAAATTATTATCTAATAATTTAATAAATTTAGGGTTATATGATGAAGTTAAAAAAGTATTATCTGAAAATGGTAAAGATTTAACTGAAATTGAAGAAATGGAGTTAGAACCTTCATTAGGTAATGGTGGTCTTGGAAGACTTGCAGCTTGTTTCTTAGATTCAATTGCAACTTTAGGATTAAATGGTGATGGTGTTGGACTAAATTATCATTTTGGATTATTTCAACAAGTATTTGAAGACAACAAGCAAAAAGCTTTTAAGAACCCATGGTTAACAGATGAAAGCTGGCTAAATAAAACTGATATTAAATTTGAAGTTCCATTTGGAGGATTTAAAGTATCTTCAACTTTATACGATATTGATGTAACTGGATATGACAAGCCTTGTAATAAATTAAGATTATTTGATATAGATACAGTTGATGAATCTCTTGTAGGAGAAGGAATTGATTTTGATAAGACTGATATAGAAAAGAATCTAACTTTATTCTTATATCCAGATGATAGTGATGATGCAGGTAGAATATTAAGAGTTTATCAACAATACTTTATGGTAAGTAATGCAGCTCAATTAATATTACTTGAAGCTGAAGAAAATGGATATGATCTTCATAAATTACATGAACATGTAGCAGTTCAAATTAATGATACACATCCATCTATGGTAATTCCAGAATTAATAAGATTATTAGGTCAAAAGGGTATAGGAATGGATGAAGCTATTGATATAGTTACTAAGACATGTGCTTATACTAACCATACAATACTTGCAGAAGCATTAGAAAAATGGCCAATAGACTACTTAGAAAAAGCAGTTCCACAATTAATGCCAATAATAAGAGAATTAGATAATAGAGTAAAAGCTAAATATGACGATGAAAAAGTTTATATTATAGATGATGAAAAAAGAGTTCATATGGCTCATATGGATATACATTACGGATATAGTGTAAATGGTGTTGCAGCACTTCATACAGAAATATTAAAAGATGAAGAATTAAAGCCATTCTTTGATATATATCCAGAAAGATTTAACAATAAGACAAATGGTATTACATTTAGAAGATGGTTATTACACTGTAATAATGAATTAACAGATTTCATAACTGAGCTTATTGGTGATGACTATAAGAAAAATGCTGATAAGTTAGAAGAATTATCTAAATTCATTGATGATAAGAAGGTATTAACTAGACTTGAACAAATCAAAAAGAACAATAAAATTGCTTTAAAGAAATATTTAAAAGAAACTCAAAATTTAGAACTTAATGAAAACTCTATATTTGATATTCAAATTAAGAGACTTCACGAATATAAGAGACAACAAATGAATGTTTTATATATAATTAATAAATATCTAGAAATTAAGAGTGGTAAAATACCTACAACTCCAATTACTATGATATTTGGAGCTAAGGCTGCACCAGCTTATGTAATTGCACAAGATATTATTCATACAATCTTATGTTTACAAGAAATAATTGATAAAGATCCAGAAGTTAATAAATATTTAAATGTATTTATGGTTGAAAATTATAATGTAACTAAAGCTTCTAAATTAATCCCAGCATGTGATGTTTCAGAACAAATTTCTCTTGCATCAAAAGAAGCTTCAGGTACTGGTAACATGAAGTTTATGTTAAATGGTGCATTAACTCTTGGAACAGAAGATGGTGCAAATGTTGAAATTCATCAATTAGTTGGAGATGATAATATCTATATCTTTGGTGAATCTTCAGAAGAAGTTATAGAACATTATAAGAATGCAGATTATGTTTCAAAAGAATACTATGAAAAAGAAAATATTAAAGAATTAGTTGATTTCATTATAAGTGATGAAATGCTTGAAGTTGGAGATAAGGAAAACTTAACTAGACTTCATAAAGAGTTAATAAACAAAGATTGGTTTATGACATTATTAGATATTGAAGATTATATTAAGACTAAGGATAGAGTATTTAAGGATTATGAAGACAGAGAAGCTTGGAATAAGAAAGTATTAATAAACATAAGTAAGGCAGGATTCTTCTCTTCTGACCGTACAATAGCTCAATACAATGATGATATATGGCATTTATAA
- a CDS encoding helix-turn-helix transcriptional regulator: MEDTFLSDLNIFSNKISFLIELHDKPEIIHIVKTKHKNELIDEISTNEKKVELFIWNAIFSKEVIKNGIATKYLHPTYNKFYKQITSINSVKKLQEIELEMVDTYLNLLINDTEVTNSFVINRILKHLHLNIESKISLKKLASELNLSEGYISDCFKKHMGITIMNYAKKIRIERAEVLLKTTNDSVLDISLRLGFHDQSHFYRVFKQFTGVSPSKYRNENFG, translated from the coding sequence ATGGAAGATACTTTTTTATCAGATCTTAATATTTTCAGTAATAAAATTTCATTCTTAATTGAACTTCATGATAAGCCCGAAATTATCCATATCGTAAAAACTAAACATAAAAACGAACTCATTGATGAAATATCAACTAATGAGAAAAAAGTAGAACTTTTTATATGGAATGCTATTTTTTCAAAAGAAGTAATAAAAAATGGGATAGCAACAAAATACCTCCATCCTACCTATAATAAATTTTACAAACAAATTACATCTATTAATTCAGTAAAAAAACTTCAAGAAATTGAACTTGAAATGGTGGATACTTATCTTAATCTTTTAATTAATGATACTGAAGTTACTAACAGTTTTGTAATAAATCGAATACTAAAACATCTTCATCTAAATATAGAAAGTAAAATTTCATTAAAAAAACTTGCAAGTGAACTGAATCTTTCTGAAGGTTATATATCAGACTGCTTTAAAAAGCATATGGGAATAACAATTATGAATTATGCAAAAAAAATACGCATAGAACGTGCAGAAGTTCTTTTAAAAACCACCAATGATAGTGTATTAGATATAAGTCTTCGTCTTGGTTTCCATGATCAGAGTCATTTCTATAGAGTATTCAAACAATTCACAGGTGTATCCCCTTCAAAATATAGAAATGAAAATTTTGGCTAA